Within the Aspergillus luchuensis IFO 4308 DNA, chromosome 5, nearly complete sequence genome, the region tttcttcttctgcacgTCAAAGAGCTTGGATAAGatgtcttgctcttctttagCCTCTTCGACATGCTTCCCTTCTCTACGGGCCAGGATCTCACGAGCTGCAATCTGTCGAATCGTACCATGGCGCGCTGCGATACCCAAGCGACTTCCGATGAGAGGCGTCATGTAATCATGCAGCCAATAAACCCAGGGTACTTGGCCCACCCAGGAAGCCGAGCGAAGTGCGTTCTCAATCTGACTGAATGCGCCACCGTCTGATCCGTTCTCGAGGAAGCCAAATGATTTGGAGAATGTAATTTCTCCAATGACATCTGCGTGTTGCGTTAATTAGAAGGTACGTAACATGCATTGAAGATCTTTGGGGAAACTTACCAAAAGCAAACAGCTGCACCCACTTCCCCATATCAACAGTTGCGTCAGGCCCTTGCCGGTGCAGACACTGCATGAGTCGTTCGACGACTGCATCTACGCCATGCTCAAAGTCCTTGAGACTACTCATCGAATAGATATTGTTGACGAGTCGTCGCTGAGCACCATGGATAATCTCACTTCGTTCTGCAAAGAGATCGAATGTACGACGACCTTGCCAAACGCCTTTATTTGATCTCAGCCAAGTTGGACTTCTGTACAATTGAGGCGGTGAGTGGACTCACTGTACCAATCGCTTTTTGCGAATCTGTTTCCAGCTCCTACACGTTGAAGCGTCAGCGCTGTCACGAGTCAAACTCAGATGAAAGCGGCCATACCATATATCATCTGAATGGCATCCAAATCTGCCACACTGACTTCGCTTGGCCCGACACGAACCAATTTGCCATACTTCTCATGGAGACGAGGATACAATCGATGCATATTGCCTTTGTCTGAGAAGAATACCAGCCACCATCGCGAAAGACTGGCCCAGAAGGGACCGGGGACTCTAGCTAATGAGCTGTAGAAGCGGATGTATAGAACGTAAGTGATAAGCGAGAAGATTGATAAGAAGGCAATATATGGCAGAAAGCGTGAGATGGGATCATGATGTGTTGAATCAAGTCGAGTGAAGTCGGTAAGCAGGCCCATCTTGGTGAGTTGGTCGGTGATGAATTCTCCTGAATGAGTCTTGAGAAAGTATATAGAGAaatagaggaagaagaggtcgGTTAAATAACTTGAAAGTCAGTGGCACTGATAAGCACTAGAAGGACGTTGTGTGTCGGACTGTAATTACTGCTGGCCGGGTATAAGTCACCTTCCGTCAGCCTGCCACTGGTTGGTTGCGGGGGCGGGTCGAGGATCTGCGGGGTCAGCTTCATACCACGGCACATGGTAGTGTATTCCTCTTAGTGCAACGATGCATATACATAATGATGGCTGGTAATACCAGCATCAACCGGAAAGCTTGGGACAAATCCCTAAAAATCAGGAACCTCATTTGGTGCTGAGAATCAAGCTTGGAACTAAAGGTTCCACTTGAGGTGGCTCATAGTGGTATGTTTCGGCTTCGGTAATATTACCATACAGCACCCGAAACCAATTATAGTATTCGTCTTGACTACAATCATATTGTGCTAAAGGTTATGGGGATTACACCTGCATCATTTAGATATTAGCCTGGAACCGTGTGTCAGCAAATGGCGAGGAAATGTCATTGAAATTCAGCCAAATTATTGACTACGCTATGCCACAATTCGCAATCAGACTGGAAAAGCCCAGCATAGTATCCATGTCTCCTCAGTGGGTGTTAATGAAGCCGGCAAAATATTCTTGAACGCTATTCGCCTCGTCAAATTGTGCTGCATACCCCAAGATCCCATCAGGTCGAATGATGACGACTGCACCGTTGCTATCAGACACCCTATAGGCGGCATGGGCCGAGCCCTCTGGGTCGTAGTAGAGTCGACCGATTGTCGGAATACTGAACCTTTGGTCTCCTCCAGCAGGTCTTTGAGCAACCAAAGTTATAGACCGAGCCATGCTGCGAGGAAGGCACTCGCTAAGCTGTTTCACTGTCTCCACGGCACGGGTGAGTCTCTCCCCAGTCTTCTGAGGATGACCAGCCAGTAAAAGAATTGACCAAGCACCAATGTTCGGCATCAGGTGGAGCAATCGAATCGGTAGTCGTGATCCAGGAGCATATATCAAAGCATCTGGAGCTCTCCAGCCCGCTGATATTGCTGTCGCCAAGGAAGGCTTGTTTATGACACTCTCGTCATAGTGAACTCCTAATCCGATACAAAAATCAATTGTATCATCGAAGACCTTGGCAAATAGCTCATTCGAGCTTAATGATAGATCCCTGTACCTGTCAGGGACGGTCCCCGAGATGGTAGCTGAGAAATCCTTGTCAAGGTTGATTAGATATTGCGCTACAGCACGCCGCTCTCTATCATAGCTGCGAAGCACATCGATACTATACCAACCTTTCACGATGCCGCCGAGCTTCCAGGCTAGGTTCACTGCATCATGAACGCCTGTATTCATGCCCTGTGCTGTCCCAGATGAGTGTGTATGACAGGCGTCTCCTGCTAGTAACACTCGGTCGTTGTTATAAAAGCACTCTGCTACACGCTGATTGATGCTGTGGTGGAAGTTAGAAAGGAACCTGGAGACTTGGAAACAAAACTTACCCATATAAAGTCCACCAGTCAATGGTTTCAAATTCCAATGTAAAAGGTTCCATAGACTTGACAGCTTCCACCTTCGCATCTTCAAGTGTAAGCTTATCCCCGTATTTGGCAAGCAATTCCTGTGTCATAGCAAATCCGATCCGCTTCACACCATGATCTAACTGAACCCATAGCACATTCCCATGGCTTTTGGATTCAATGGAAGCGAAGCCAATATCAGCATCGGGCATATCAGTCTTGAAGCGCCCATCGATTCGTACCCATCTGAAGTTGGTGTGATCGCCTTCAAACGAAATGCCAGCGAGACGTCTCACAAGCGAATGGCTGCCATCCGCGCCAACGATGAATTTACTAATCAGCAATATCAGCAGGATTCTCTCTaaaacaacagcaacataGTGGACTGCCTGCATACCTCCTCACCGTCAGTCTCCTACCCGAGCTAGCTTCTGTTACATGTGAGACGACCTTATAATCGTCACCACAGGCCTTCTCGACGTCGAAGCCATCTAGTCTCCATCCGATGTACGGCTCGCCTCCAAGCGCTACATATGCATCTCGTATCACCTCCTCGGAGTACTTCTGGCGAATATTCAGACAGTAGTCCAGGAACGTACCACGCATATGCTGGTACATAATTTCCCAACCTCGGGCCGTCACCCGCTTGCCATCTCGGTAAGTCACACTATCGCGGGCCACGTAACCGATTTGGTCCAGGTCGTCTAATATGCCCAATTGGTCCAGCAACTCAAGCGTGCGCGGATGGAGAGTTGTTGCTCGACCATACATGGCTTGTTCAGCTTTGTCATGTTGCTCTGTGCCGAGCAACCAGTGAAGCTTAGCCTCTTGGGGAGAATCATTGAGGGAAGCTAATAAGAAAGTTCTTACCAACGAGTAAGGTGTCCACACCCTGTTTAGCAAGTGCACACGCAGTAAGCAAGCCAGTAGGCCCGCCACCGCTAATGAACACGTCTGTTTTCCTGGTCTCAGTCATGGGCGCTAGAAACGTTCCAGTAGTATGCgacaagaggaaaaggggaCGTCAATGGATATAAGCAATGCGCTTGTGGCAGAGTATCTTACTTTGAACTCGGGCAATGACTCTGCGAATTCTTGTAACAGTGTATAGTGTCAGCTAAGTGTTGACAGGGAAGCGTTAGAAACCCCTCACACATGACCTTGTCATGTGCGGGGTTTATGCAAGATCGCCTTAGAGATCTGCGTTTTCTAAATGAAGGGTCAGGTAACTTGGTAGCTCTGGACCATGTTTTCCCTAGGAAGTCCTGTAAGTTGGCCAGGtggctctctcttcttcgatATTTTCAGTTCAATTTTTAGTAGGCTGAGCTTCATCATGCTCT harbors:
- a CDS encoding uncharacterized protein (COG:C,H;~EggNog:ENOG410PUA1;~InterPro:IPR036188,IPR002938,IPR036249,IPR038220, IPR012941;~PFAM:PF07976,PF01494;~go_function: GO:0071949 - FAD binding [Evidence IEA]); this encodes MTETRKTDVFISGGGPTGLLTACALAKQGVDTLLVEQHDKAEQAMYGRATTLHPRTLELLDQLGILDDLDQIGYVARDSVTYRDGKRVTARGWEIMYQHMRGTFLDYCLNIRQKYSEEVIRDAYVALGGEPYIGWRLDGFDVEKACGDDYKVVSHVTEASSGRRLTVRSKFIVGADGSHSLVRRLAGISFEGDHTNFRWVRIDGRFKTDMPDADIGFASIESKSHGNVLWVQLDHGVKRIGFAMTQELLAKYGDKLTLEDAKVEAVKSMEPFTLEFETIDWWTLYGINQRVAECFYNNDRVLLAGDACHTHSSGTAQGMNTGVHDAVNLAWKLGGIVKGWYSIDVLRSYDRERRAVAQYLINLDKDFSATISGTVPDRYRDLSLSSNELFAKVFDDTIDFCIGLGVHYDESVINKPSLATAISAGWRAPDALIYAPGSRLPIRLLHLMPNIGAWSILLLAGHPQKTGERLTRAVETVKQLSECLPRSMARSITLVAQRPAGGDQRFSIPTIGRLYYDPEGSAHAAYRVSDSNGAVVIIRPDGILGYAAQFDEANSVQEYFAGFINTH
- a CDS encoding cytochrome P450 (COG:Q;~EggNog:ENOG410PMRI;~InterPro:IPR001128,IPR017972,IPR002401,IPR036396;~PFAM:PF00067;~TransMembrane:1 (i21-39o);~go_function: GO:0005506 - iron ion binding [Evidence IEA];~go_function: GO:0016705 - oxidoreductase activity, acting on paired donors, with incorporation or reduction of molecular oxygen [Evidence IEA];~go_function: GO:0020037 - heme binding [Evidence IEA];~go_process: GO:0055114 - oxidation-reduction process [Evidence IEA]); its protein translation is MGLLTDFTRLDSTHHDPISRFLPYIAFLSIFSLITYVLYIRFYSSLARVPGPFWASLSRWWLVFFSDKGNMHRLYPRLHEKYGKLVRVGPSEVSVADLDAIQMIYGAGNRFAKSDWYSVWQGRRTFDLFAERSEIIHGAQRRLVNNIYSMSSLKDFEHGVDAVVERLMQCLHRQGPDATVDMGKWVQLFAFDVIGEITFSKSFGFLENGSDGGAFSQIENALRSASWVGQVPWVYWLHDYMTPLIGSRLGIAARHGTIRQIAAREILARREGKHVEEAKEEQDILSKLFDVQKKKGNQLSDDDVLSMATSNVFAGSDTTAISIRSIIYHLLRTPACLRKLRDEIEERKRQGRFSDPVTLDQANDMPYLQACMWEGLRLHPAVGMTLPRVVPKGGIVIDGCFLPEGTTVGVNPWVVHRDASIFGDDVEAFRPERWLGEKTGDMRRYFFAFGGGSRLCIGKNISWMEMSKMIPTLLNRFDIQLANPEEPWKETCWWFVKQEGLLVKLSPRKS